One part of the Clostridium thermosuccinogenes genome encodes these proteins:
- a CDS encoding glycosyltransferase: MKKKKVLYILHGLAPGGIESFAINVVDNIDRERVEISFALATEGKQFYEDRVINAGCKVYKTSDLNGLKNIVRHFTKLVELLKKEGPFDVVHSNIDFFNGVNLLAAFIAGVPVRISHAHSTHSVNATSVHATLSTKFYRLLMKSLIRLFATHLLGCSKQANDYMHKWGRVDRRDSKVIFNGINVDKYRMEEHDKKLCRESLGLPRDKICFLTVGRMCEAKNSLFIADVVKELLEIRKDIHFIWVGTGRLEQQIKERIEKYGINEAFSFLGNRTDIPQIIAAADYFLFPSLWEGLPVALIEAQAGGLHCFISDAITEEADIGLCTAISLKKDAKAWAEEICEHMVNKFGKRPVDCRRLKRFDIKETVRTLENIYCSG, translated from the coding sequence ATGAAAAAAAAGAAAGTTCTGTATATACTGCATGGCCTGGCACCTGGTGGAATAGAGTCCTTTGCCATCAATGTGGTGGACAATATAGACCGGGAGAGGGTGGAAATAAGCTTTGCCCTGGCAACGGAAGGAAAGCAGTTTTATGAAGACAGGGTGATCAATGCGGGATGTAAGGTATATAAGACGAGCGACCTGAATGGATTGAAAAATATAGTCAGGCATTTTACAAAGCTGGTGGAATTGCTGAAAAAAGAAGGCCCCTTTGATGTTGTACACAGCAATATTGATTTCTTTAACGGAGTCAATCTGCTGGCCGCTTTTATCGCAGGAGTTCCGGTAAGAATAAGCCATGCCCACAGCACGCACAGTGTGAATGCCACCAGTGTGCATGCAACTCTGTCTACGAAATTTTACCGCCTGCTGATGAAATCACTGATACGATTGTTTGCAACCCATCTCTTAGGTTGTTCCAAACAAGCTAACGATTATATGCATAAGTGGGGCCGGGTTGATCGGAGAGACAGCAAAGTGATTTTCAACGGTATAAATGTAGATAAGTATCGCATGGAAGAACACGATAAAAAGCTATGTCGAGAAAGTTTGGGCCTGCCCCGGGACAAGATATGCTTTTTGACTGTGGGAAGGATGTGTGAAGCAAAAAACTCTCTGTTTATAGCTGACGTGGTAAAGGAGCTTTTAGAGATTAGGAAGGATATCCACTTTATCTGGGTAGGTACCGGGAGGTTGGAGCAGCAAATCAAAGAACGAATAGAAAAATATGGCATTAACGAAGCCTTTTCCTTCCTTGGGAACCGGACCGACATCCCCCAGATCATCGCTGCAGCCGATTACTTCTTGTTTCCGTCGCTGTGGGAAGGTTTGCCGGTTGCTTTGATAGAAGCTCAGGCTGGTGGCCTCCATTGCTTTATTTCCGATGCCATTACTGAGGAGGCGGATATTGGTCTATGTACGGCAATTTCCCTGAAAAAGGATGCGAAAGCATGGGCAGAGGAAATTTGTGAGCATATGGTCAATAAATTCGGAAAAAGGCCTGTTGACTGTCGAAGGTTGAAAAGATTTGACATAAAAGAGACGGTTAGAACACTGGAAAATATCTATTGCTCCGGATAG